The Procambarus clarkii isolate CNS0578487 chromosome 92, FALCON_Pclarkii_2.0, whole genome shotgun sequence genomic interval AATAAACTACCTACTTGAAATtacctgttagattaaggacctgcctgaaaccctGTATGTTAGTGGCTTAGCAAgcatgtaaaaataatcaatgctATATACAGTACTCTtaaactcaatgtaccttcttatataatgtaaataaataaataaataaataaataaatagaataaAAATATGTGCAGGAAACAGGAAGTCACCTGCACATTTATTTAGGAATGATGAACTCTATTCCATTTTCTACAAGGTGATAGGGATTGGCAAGCCTATATGGTACAAAAAAGgaaaaccaacaaaatcactagagaaaGGGAGAGTGAAGAACAAGGGGAGAGGGAACATGTTTCTAAAAATTGTATAAACTAACAGATGGGatgagataaaaaaaaattactagagttaagtgatgtaatacaactGCAGatgccagacattgttgcactcacagagACGAAACtcgaagatgatattttaaatgaggtagtATTTCCAAGGGGTTACTCAGTTTAGAGACGGGACAAAAAATAAGGAAAGGTGGCTGCGTTGCCAAGctagtaaaagaacacctaaagataaatgaaataatgattgccaatccacaagaaattGACATAGTAATACTGGAGATTTGAAATCAAAATGATAAACTAATAATCATAAATGCATCAAGTCCACTATCATGCAACACATTGACAATGGAGGAGCTGGATAATAAACGAGAGGGGTCTCATAACAGTCATGAGAGATTATAGCAACAAATAGAGATGGATCACAATTGTTGGTAGTTGGCAACTTGAAATCCCTAAACTGAGAAGCATATGCAGCTGGAATATAGGACATATGCACCTGTAGATTCGTAACCTATTCCCGAGACTGTCATGTAGCAACAAGTTAAACAAGCTACGGGGATTAGggcaggggatgttccctccatgctggatttaaCATTCACCAAGAaagggaagagatatttgacatacaGTATCTTTccccccttgggtaaaagtgaccatgtccttttgggaataaagtatgcaatgtgttataatctggaagaaactgAGGTTCCCTAGACAAAATCAGagtgcactgtctgaacatcagaggtccagagctgttcaatactctcccagcaaacattagaaatatttatAGAACAAAGGTGAACTTCAAGACCCAATtaaataagttcttgcaagaagtaccAGACCAACCAGACTCTAGTGGTGATATGGGCCTACAggcagctgcaagcaacagcctgttggaccaagttatcaaaagtcaagcctggcctaagGCCTGGCTCAGGAAGTACAATATAAGAACTCCCGAGACCCTCTCAAGGTAAGATTCAGGTAAGCAGTTCAAAAACCTGATTTCAGAAGAGGAAattatggggaacttagaaaattctttaTGATATTTAATTGGAATGACTTGCtattaggcaaggaagtaaatgagatatatGTCATGTTTTGTAAAATATATGataaggcacaacaaaatttataccaaagcagagatgcagaactaggaaaaaggattgtttcaacagaaattgtgaaagggccagagaccaaaatacaaaaaaatggaattaatataggaagaggccaaaccttaaatgaacagttccaaagtgtgtttgtgcaaaagaaccagacaataagaattccagagaacatcaTAAGagtacatagaggtgtctagagacaaagtgaaAAAACTGTTCAAGGagctaagaacaaagcagttggcccagatggagttttatCATGGGTTCTTAGAGAATGCACACCCGAGCTCAGAATTCCACTTCAACTAGTTTATCAGACATCCATGTATACAGAAGTCCTAGTAGACATTGGAACTATATCAGCCGTTTTCCCTAtcaacaaaagtggcagcagggaagaccccaatcaattatagacctgtatcattgacaagtgtaatattcAAGGTGTTGGAAAAAATAATCAAAActtaatgggtagaacacctggagaaaaattatataataagggacagtatggttttcaatctggaagatcctgtgtaacgaatttactcagtttctatgataaagccacagaaaaaaaaaagagatggttTCCTCTCTCATTTacaagaaagagatggttgggttgactgcatctatctggacctaaataaGGCTTGTGacaagagttccacataagaggttgttctgcaaattggaacatactggaggagtgacagggaggcttctaacatggatgaaaaatgttctaaccgacagaaaaatgagggcagtaatcagaagcaTGAATCGGATTGGAGAAATGTCATGAGTGGAGTactgtaccacagggttcagttattacaccagtaatgttcattgtctaatgTTTCCAGTAATGctgcaaatgtagatttgatggagaccaataggctcaagaatctgtacaccaaaaaGATTGTGACTACTATTGGAGACATACTGATTCAAGTTACAATGGCCTTCTTGCCTAATCCTATACAGTATACATCGCTATGAATTGGCTTCGTATGTCAATGAGCTTAAAAAATAAAAGTTTGAAAAGCAATTGATCATTCACCTCAGACTATTTTAATTTTCTTCTGTGCTGAAAAATTCACTATACAGTAAGGCAAGATTAGGATAGAGTTTCCCAACTCCTGTACTAAGCAGACCTTATGAGCTGGCAGCACCACATAAATGCCACAAAATAATGCCATTACTTTTAGATAATTACGTGTTTGAGCCAAATACACTGGCAGCAATGTGTGTGCTATAACGTTATGTTACCTTGCACCCAAATAACAAACACTCATCAATCTGTTGTACACAAGAGAGGTTATTGGTCCAAGTTTTACCCCTTTCCCTCAattaaaaaacttttttttttactgataAGGGACATGTCAAATATGGTACAGTTATTGGGAATCCCAGGTAGGACAGAATTGATTAGgtaagtttcctttcacctatcaataaatatgtacctgggcattAGTAAAGTGTTGTGGGGTTACatcttggggaaggtcagtagttcaaccttggcgagacctcgatataagctaaaagtacataaacacacacatgctGCCTGTACCAACAATACAAATTATTTTATATAATCATGAGGATGAGGGAATTGCCTACAAATTTCCTTGGGAAGGGTCAGGCAAGTCACTTTCTTACAGTGCGGGGACCACACAAGTTACACGCTCTCGTAACATGGAGACTATGTAAATCACTTTCATATAGCGCAGGGACCACACAACACTTTCTTATAGTGTGGGAATTATGCATCGCTGTCTTACTGTGTGGAGCCCATTAGTTACTTTCTTAtattataatactaataataatactgtacagtaataataataaatactagTAATAAATAATGATATTGTTTATTTAAGCAAaagtacatacagtatatatacatagGATATAAGAAGATTGTATGAATTATGGGTAGGGCAGTTATAATGCCTAAAGCTACAGTTATAATGCCTAAATGACTACTGTACATGTAATgtgcacagcatttcgggcataaAACGGAAAAACTCAGAAGActtaaaataaatgaaataaaaaacAATAATGAACTGAGGTAGATCAATACAAAATGACAATTATTAAATGATGACTGGAACAGCAAAATATCAACAGAATATAGTATTAACTATACAGCATAAACAGAAGGAATCCAATTCGTTATTAATTTTTACATGGCAGATAACAGCAGTAGTAGTACAGGTTCAGTAATTAAAGTTCAATAACAGCAAAACATAGGATGACATTTAGGAAGTAATGTAGGTTACATAAAGTTTATCAGGAACAGTAATTTAAGTTTAATAAAGTTTATCAGGTAATTAAATAGttgaattaattaaatagttgaaTTGTGTCCTCCTTTAaccatatttcagtaagtttaagAATGGAGAATTTGTTGTTAACCGACTGAATTAAGGGACTATCATCATCAGAGTGTTTGATTGGAGATCTTACATTTAAGTAAATTGCAGATACATTGTGGTAACTTGTTAATACctgtacattgtttacatcatttgcTGTATAATAATACTgtacctgcaattttgatcacTAATGTGGCAATTGTCATAGATATTCGATAAGAGTTTTAATTCTGGGTTAATGCTAGATTGAATTCAGACAACTGTCTGAACTTAAATGACTAGGTGATAAGTAATGATGTAATAGATAAACTAAAAAATCCAGGAGTAATTACAGCAATAATactaattaaaaaataattaCAGTACAAATACTATTACTGTATTAGAAATAATTAcagaaaaataataatagtaaacATACAGTAAATTAATACAACTTTACTTATTGACACAATGAATTACTGTATTTATTTTACAGTACTTCATTGTGTCAATAAGTACAGTAATTCATAGTTAGTAAAATACAGTACTAACATAAAAAGTGATGCACAATAAGTGAACAAAGAGAAGAGAAACAAAAATACAAACAAAATGTAAATGGAATAAAAGCAGtagcaaataacaatattttttttttttggagggatattcttgcacgggccctaagcctctggccggcccactaagtgatgcttgtttctgttttacttgggcggagtatgagtatttatgactcatatggtcacttcagtaagattttgtcccatgtgtttaacaacttcttcggctctgttgaatctaagttgaaatagtTGACAATTGAAGATTGAAAAATATAGTATGGGGACCATGAGCTACTTCCTTATACTGTCTAGTGTGGGCCTATGCAAGTCACTTTTTTGTGTGGGGTACCATGAAAGACAGTTTATAATGTTTGGTGGTCATGCAATTTTGTTTCCTCATGAGGACTATCTAACATACGGTACCTGTATAGTGGgtacaaccactgcaaattacctcaagcccatcatcacccagcaaaaatctgctattggAACTACTATAACAAAcggtgtcttcagacaacacacatccACACTCTCTTTAaacccctaaacatgctaaacactcattcattccacacattctcttgtgctatttgcaTGTActtaaccttgttcctaaatgctaatcctgatctgaaagttttccttgatagatgtaataaaACCCACGAGtaccataccagaaataaatatctttccCAGAaatgctgtgtgtattagtggcctCAGGCATCGTATGTACTAgcactatctataaatccaacattatgtttgtagctcattttcaatgtatgtacctttacctgaataaacatcttatCTCAGATACTCCTAGAGTCAAGACTGAATTTGTGCACACTCCATGCAAATGAAAGAACCCATGCCATCCTAGGGGAGGATCagcctatggaactcactccccaaTGAATTATTAAATTGTCCTATactttattcaaaaataaaataaaaagtacctaattacaGCCTCATAGTTTCGTACCTAGTGCTAACTCTCATtgaatcttgtgctacccactccctcAATTTTAGTATTTAAGGCATGCAACTTCACCAATATAATCTGTATTATAAACTTATTATGTAGTTTTATTATGCTGAACTACTGTATATTATGCTGAACTACTGTATATAATGCTGAACTACTGTATATTATGCTGAACTACTGTATATTATGCTGAACTACTGTATATTATGCTGAACTACTGTATATAATGCTGAACTACTGTATATTATGCTGAACTACTGTATATTATGCTGAACTACTGTATATTATGCTGAACTACTGTATATTCTGCTTCACTGTATGTTACATTTTTCAGTTAGCTCAAGGACCCGCCCAaaacagtgttagtggctctgcAAGACTAATGCTCGAACACCAAAGTTAtaagttatgtactctcacaacccaatgtaccttatatatacagtattaataaGAGTGAAGGATAGTGTTGAGCAGACGCCAGACATGCACCAGTTACTAGAGCTGAGAGAGGTACTCACTTCCTGGTGTGCgccagaccgaagtcggtgatcaTGAGTCTGGAGTCATTGCCAGGGTGGTAGTAGAGAAGGTTGTCAGGCTTGAGGTCCCTGTGGGTGATGCCCAGCCCGTGCAGGTACTTCACGCCCTCCAGCACCATCCTCAGCACCTTCACTGTCTCCCGCTCTGAGAACGGCCCGCGACTCATCACCTTCTCGAAGAGGTCACCTCCTGTCGCCAGCTCCATCACCATGTAGATCTTGTCGAGCCCCTCAAACACCTCCACCAGGTGGATGATGTAGGGACACTTGACGCGCCGCAGGATGGCCAGCTCGGCCTCAAAGGCCTCGCGACCTTCCTTCGACTCGATCATCTTGATGGCATAAGGCTGCTTCGTCTGTCTGTTCTCCACCCTCACCACCTTGCTGAAGGTGCCGTTACCGATCAGGGCCTTGATATCGTACTTGGCCGTGATCCGGGGATCGTATTTGGCCTTGAATTTGCTGTTCTTGTTAATCTGTCTGTCGAGTCTGATCCTCTCGGCCAGGTTGGAGTCGTTCTCGACCCTCAGCTCACACTTGACCTCTGTCTCCGTGGCTGACCCAGGCACGCCCTTGTACTTCTCCTCGAAGACGTCCTCGATGTGGTACACTGTCTTAATGTCGCCGCCGCCGCTAACATTATCAATGACCTTCTTGCTCTCTATGCAACCCATGACGATTCTGTAGGTGGCCacatgctgctgctggtggtggtggtggtggaggccgaggtggacggaggaggaggaggaggaggaagcgacACAGGTCACACCCGGGGCGCGGCACTCGCACAActgcccgccgccgccgcccccgGGGCTCCGCTGTACGCGGCCTGGCGCCGCCACCCTCCCGGGTCCCACCCTCAACACTTACCTTccactactcacctagttgtgctggcccgGATTGACCttcggctcattggtcccgcctctcaactggtgtacagattcctgagtctatcgGACTTTATCATgactacattttaaactgtataTATGCTGTCTTCATCACTTGACCTAATACAAGAATGTTCACTACATTACTCACTGAAGtactccgacacacacacacaaaagaattctaatgtctctgtggctcatttgggtgctcagtttctacctgttctCTTGTGTGAATACCACccgtgtctttatctacccctatgtAATAATTCCTCTGGAAATAAAGAGAAAATACTGAGGCCATAATAAAAGAACTGCAGGTAGGTCAGAAGGTAATAAAGGTACAACAAGAGGGTCAGAAAGTTAATGAAGAGGAAGTTTATGAATTTTCAACAATCGATAAATAACAATCATGTTAGATACATGATTCTCGTGGCCAGCCAGGAGAACCCGAAGGGTAAGACACTCGGGAAGAACACTCTGAATGCTGGCAGAGCTGAGGATAGTGGTTTAAAGGCTCCGGCGAGAGAATCGGAAGCTTTGGATAGAAATAAACGAAAAAAACAATCTCTTTATATGGAACCATACAAAAGAAGAGGGTAAAAATGATCAACAAAATGTTGAGGCAATGATGGAAAAACTGACTGGCGAATATCTAAACATTTCCCCAGGTAGGAAGGTTAGATCTAGATAGTatgctaacatcagaagaggaCATAATTGATCAATACAGGTAGGTGGGAAAAGTTGATCTCGTGTGATCACCACAATAAGGGTCCCGATAGTAcaatcgggttcgttctcgacgtacagatgagaattccgggttcgaatcatggacaggacagaaatggttgggccttGATCTTCCtttcgctgttcacctagcaataagtagTCAGTTTGTTGTGGGGTTTCATCCTGGGGTCAGTACTTCgaccttgtggggggggggtgggggaaacctCGATATAAGTCTAGcgtgtatgaatacacactggctacctgtccctgacacaatgaaatatatttattatataaaatgGACTATAAATATGGAAACATACATAAAGAGCCATGATGATGAATTTCTAGATTAACATCGAGGAGACAATCAAGGAATGAGAGAAAAACTGGACAACACCTCCTGGAGGG includes:
- the LOC123775132 gene encoding serine/threonine-protein kinase H1 homolog, which codes for MGCIESKKVIDNVSGGGDIKTVYHIEDVFEEKYKGVPGSATETEVKCELRVENDSNLAERIRLDRQINKNSKFKAKYDPRITAKYDIKALIGNGTFSKVVRVENRQTKQPYAIKMIESKEGREAFEAELAILRRVKCPYIIHLVEVFEGLDKIYMVMELATGGDLFEKVMSRGPFSERETVKVLRMVLEGVKYLHGLGITHRDLKPDNLLYYHPGNDSRLMITDFGLAHTRKSADDVLMSTICGTPEYIAPEMVARRLYTNAVDLWAVGVITYILLRGDFPFFDRERIRLYKKILKGRYALSDEVWEEVSESGRDFVRRVLEINPQLRLTAVEALAHKWILAHHSSTSQQSQSPGGSWSRRSSSHSSRSARSATSLRTVRRRVKPQELEKLNQSLLSSIARPTQHPAYMS